One genomic segment of Paraburkholderia caffeinilytica includes these proteins:
- a CDS encoding rubredoxin — protein sequence MKVWECVICGFRYDEALGLPEAGIAPGTRWEDVPDDWLCPDCATGKHDFEMQVVA from the coding sequence ATGAAAGTATGGGAATGCGTGATCTGCGGCTTTCGCTATGACGAAGCACTGGGTCTGCCGGAAGCGGGCATCGCGCCGGGCACGCGCTGGGAAGACGTGCCGGACGACTGGTTGTGCCCGGACTGCGCGACCGGCAAACACGACTTTGAAATGCAGGTGGTCGCATGA
- a CDS encoding SH3 domain-containing C40 family peptidase — protein sequence MPRFAARFVTRLAARLPHARRAATLCAALAAAATFAACSNPPPTRDARASVDTVALFPIANYDQNVDHWLEPDSPAYDQPFLRPADQQAHFSALYARYFGTGTTAQSPWNAAYVAMRVYRQHGADIVALQQRRIDKFDNTGKSGAAIGYGENFRPHDKAWIDAIAQNMEVAQFTQEAVYKPERRAIATSNLMVRELPTTDPSFYDRHLAGEGYPFDNLQISAVRPGTPLYVLGSSVDGAWRYVQTPDVQGWVRSDGVGLTGDSFVDTWRAATAKSLGAVTVASAPVRDSRGVFRFDAPAGTLLPLAPDNATRPAPPANQPASDAADAPASRKLLVPARDVDGQAIIRTARLSDAQIAPMPLAATPRHLAMLMKTLIGRPYGWGNSGLYNDCSSELQSIFATFGVWLPRHSSTQMSAGRMIDLSASTPAQRLDYLAQHGEPLRTLIYIGGHVMLYIGNTTRNGVAVPVVYQDVWGLRPGDNSRRAVIGGSVILPLFEHIPEDATLQSLAATPTFQISILGAPGGGAATPSAPSTPAAPTDDDNPAG from the coding sequence ATGCCCCGCTTTGCAGCACGCTTTGTCACACGCCTGGCCGCCCGACTGCCGCACGCCCGCCGTGCCGCCACGCTATGCGCCGCCCTCGCGGCTGCCGCTACCTTCGCCGCCTGCAGCAATCCGCCGCCGACCCGCGATGCCCGCGCGAGCGTCGATACGGTCGCGCTGTTCCCAATCGCCAATTACGACCAGAACGTCGACCACTGGCTCGAACCGGACAGCCCCGCCTACGACCAGCCGTTCCTGCGTCCCGCGGATCAGCAGGCGCACTTCAGCGCCCTCTACGCGCGCTATTTCGGCACCGGCACGACCGCGCAGTCGCCGTGGAACGCCGCTTACGTGGCGATGCGCGTCTATCGCCAGCACGGCGCGGACATCGTCGCGCTGCAGCAACGCCGCATCGACAAGTTCGACAACACCGGCAAGAGCGGCGCGGCAATCGGCTACGGCGAGAATTTCCGGCCGCACGACAAGGCGTGGATCGACGCCATCGCGCAAAACATGGAGGTCGCCCAGTTCACGCAGGAGGCCGTCTACAAGCCCGAACGCCGCGCGATCGCCACCAGCAACCTGATGGTGCGCGAACTGCCCACCACGGACCCGTCGTTCTACGATCGTCACCTCGCCGGCGAAGGCTATCCGTTCGACAACCTGCAGATTTCAGCCGTGCGTCCCGGCACGCCGCTGTATGTGCTGGGCAGCAGTGTCGACGGCGCGTGGCGCTACGTGCAGACACCCGACGTGCAAGGCTGGGTGCGCAGCGACGGTGTCGGCCTGACCGGCGACAGCTTCGTCGACACGTGGCGCGCCGCCACCGCGAAGTCGTTGGGCGCCGTGACAGTCGCCTCGGCGCCGGTGCGCGACAGCCGCGGCGTGTTCCGCTTCGACGCGCCGGCCGGCACGTTGCTGCCGCTCGCGCCGGACAACGCCACACGGCCCGCACCACCGGCAAATCAACCCGCGAGCGACGCCGCCGACGCCCCCGCCTCCCGCAAACTCCTGGTCCCGGCCCGAGATGTGGACGGCCAGGCGATCATCCGCACCGCCCGGCTGAGCGATGCGCAGATCGCTCCGATGCCGCTCGCCGCCACCCCGCGGCATCTCGCGATGCTGATGAAGACGCTGATCGGGCGGCCGTACGGCTGGGGCAATAGTGGCCTGTACAACGACTGTTCGTCGGAACTGCAAAGCATCTTCGCGACGTTCGGCGTGTGGCTGCCGCGCCATTCGTCGACGCAGATGAGCGCGGGACGCATGATCGATCTGTCCGCGTCGACACCCGCGCAACGGCTCGATTACCTGGCCCAGCATGGCGAACCGTTGCGCACGCTGATCTACATCGGCGGGCATGTGATGCTGTACATCGGCAACACGACCCGCAACGGCGTCGCGGTGCCGGTGGTCTACCAGGACGTGTGGGGCCTGCGTCCGGGCGACAACAGCCGGCGCGCGGTGATCGGCGGCTCGGTGATCCTGCCGCTGTTCGAACACATTCCGGAAGACGCGACGCTGCAATCGCTCGCGGCGACCCCGACGTTCCAGATCAGCATCCTCGGCGCGCCGGGCGGTGGCGCGGCGACGCCGTCAGCACCTTCCACACCCGCCGCGCCAACGGACGACGACAATCCGGCCGGTTGA
- a CDS encoding transglutaminase-like domain-containing protein, with the protein MKLRVGYELVYECVQPTPMMLMLNTHYSHAKDVLSPDLLAVNPPVPISQYRDGFGNLCSRIVAPQGLIALSTSAVLEVSSEPESRPPLTEQHPVEALPDDTLVFLLGSRYCETDLLSEFAWQTFGKMPLGRVRVDAICNYVHEHIVFGYDFARPTKTAWQAWQERKGVCRDFAHLAVTLCRAMNIPARYCTGYISDVGTPPPYAAMDFAAWFEAYVGGCWQTFDPRNNVPRTGRVLMARGRDAADVAISNAFGVTQLMKFDVVCEAI; encoded by the coding sequence ATGAAATTGCGCGTTGGCTACGAGCTGGTCTATGAGTGCGTGCAACCGACGCCGATGATGCTGATGTTGAACACGCACTATTCGCACGCGAAGGACGTGCTGAGTCCGGATTTGCTGGCGGTCAATCCGCCGGTGCCGATCAGCCAGTATCGCGACGGATTCGGCAATCTGTGCAGCCGGATCGTGGCGCCGCAGGGACTGATTGCGTTGTCGACGAGTGCCGTGCTCGAAGTGTCGTCCGAGCCTGAGAGTCGGCCGCCGCTGACCGAGCAGCATCCGGTGGAAGCATTGCCCGACGATACGCTGGTGTTTCTGCTGGGCAGCCGATATTGCGAAACCGATCTGCTGTCCGAATTTGCGTGGCAGACGTTCGGCAAGATGCCGCTCGGGCGCGTGCGCGTGGATGCGATTTGCAATTACGTGCACGAGCACATTGTGTTTGGCTACGATTTCGCGCGGCCGACCAAGACAGCGTGGCAGGCGTGGCAGGAGAGGAAGGGCGTGTGCCGGGATTTCGCGCATCTGGCCGTGACGCTGTGCCGGGCGATGAATATCCCCGCGCGATATTGCACGGGATATATCAGCGATGTCGGCACGCCGCCGCCGTACGCGGCGATGGATTTCGCCGCGTGGTTCGAAGCCTATGTGGGAGGCTGCTGGCAGACCTTCGATCCGCGGAACAATGTGCCGCGTACGGGGCGAGTCTTGATGGCTCGCGGAAGAGATGCAGCCGACGTCGCGATCAGCAATGCGTTTGGGGTGACACAGTTAATGAAGTTCGATGTGGTGTGCGAGGCGATATAG
- a CDS encoding aromatic ring-hydroxylating oxygenase subunit alpha has product MSSATATAAVTATAAPLTFQRSPALPRNCTFDSHDWEILSRYWHPVAFAADVTDKPISVTLLDEPLVVFRSNGQLVSARDICPHRGAPLSQGWVDNGGIVCPYHGLAYGSDGKCKHIPSQTDGPIPERLHLVTYATQEAYGLVWVSLGGGTEALPAFPNWDDPDFQQILPPSIDINASAGRQTEGFIDVAHFAWIHHDSFADRHNPVVPQYSVERRERGMHAEYVSTVSNFPKSMQHRAPEGYLWHRFFDVDVPFFARLTVHFPDNGRLSILNAASPVSARKTRLFVPIVRNFDKDLPLEDVYAFNRQVFEEDRAIVEQQRPEDLPIDRAAEAPILADRSSGAYRRALAEIGLGQAYVR; this is encoded by the coding sequence ATGAGTTCCGCCACTGCTACTGCCGCCGTTACTGCCACCGCTGCGCCGCTGACATTCCAACGTTCCCCCGCTTTACCCCGCAATTGCACCTTCGATAGCCACGACTGGGAGATTCTCAGCCGCTACTGGCATCCGGTGGCGTTCGCCGCCGACGTGACCGACAAACCCATCAGCGTGACGCTGCTCGACGAGCCTTTGGTCGTGTTCCGCTCGAATGGTCAACTGGTGAGCGCGCGCGACATCTGTCCGCATCGCGGCGCGCCGCTCAGCCAGGGATGGGTCGATAACGGCGGCATCGTGTGCCCGTATCACGGCCTCGCGTACGGCAGCGACGGCAAGTGCAAGCACATTCCGTCGCAAACTGACGGTCCGATTCCCGAGCGCCTGCATCTCGTCACGTATGCGACGCAGGAAGCTTACGGCCTCGTGTGGGTGTCGCTAGGTGGCGGCACTGAAGCGTTGCCCGCGTTTCCCAACTGGGACGATCCGGACTTCCAGCAGATCCTGCCGCCCTCGATCGACATCAACGCTTCGGCGGGACGTCAGACTGAAGGCTTCATCGACGTCGCGCATTTTGCGTGGATTCACCACGACAGCTTCGCCGACCGGCACAACCCGGTGGTGCCGCAGTATTCGGTGGAACGGCGCGAACGCGGCATGCATGCGGAGTACGTGAGCACGGTCAGCAACTTCCCGAAGTCGATGCAGCATCGCGCGCCTGAGGGTTATCTCTGGCATCGCTTCTTCGACGTGGATGTGCCGTTCTTTGCGCGCCTGACCGTCCACTTTCCCGATAACGGCCGCCTGTCGATTCTGAATGCCGCGAGCCCGGTGTCCGCGCGCAAGACTCGCCTGTTCGTGCCGATCGTGCGCAACTTCGATAAGGATTTGCCGCTCGAGGATGTCTACGCGTTCAATCGTCAGGTGTTCGAAGAAGATCGCGCGATCGTCGAACAGCAACGCCCGGAAGATTTGCCGATCGACCGCGCGGCGGAAGCGCCGATTCTTGCCGACCGTTCGTCGGGTGCCTACCGTCGGGCGTTGGCCGAGATCGGCCTGGGCCAGGCGTATGTGCGCTAG
- a CDS encoding VOC family protein, whose product MSSTAVKPIPDGMHSLTPYLICANAADAIAFYTKAFNAVEQYRLPGPGGKVMHASLKIGDSVLMLTDEWPDHNALGPNALKGTPVTIHYYVEDVDASFKQAVEAGATVVMPLADMFWGDRYGQVKDPFGHSWSLATHKRDLTPEQIQEGMQGAGCGAQ is encoded by the coding sequence ATGTCCAGCACCGCTGTCAAACCGATCCCGGACGGGATGCACTCGCTCACCCCGTATCTGATTTGCGCCAACGCCGCGGACGCCATCGCCTTCTACACCAAGGCTTTCAACGCCGTCGAGCAATACCGTCTGCCCGGGCCGGGCGGCAAAGTGATGCACGCCTCCCTGAAGATCGGCGACTCCGTGCTGATGCTGACCGACGAATGGCCCGATCACAACGCGCTGGGCCCGAACGCGCTGAAAGGCACGCCGGTCACGATTCACTACTACGTGGAAGACGTCGACGCCAGTTTCAAGCAGGCCGTCGAGGCTGGCGCAACCGTCGTCATGCCGCTTGCCGACATGTTCTGGGGCGACCGCTACGGCCAGGTGAAGGACCCGTTCGGCCACAGCTGGTCGCTCGCCACGCACAAGCGCGACCTGACCCCGGAACAGATTCAGGAAGGCATGCAGGGCGCGGGATGCGGCGCGCAATAA
- a CDS encoding LysR family transcriptional regulator, with protein MSKEIIDSHLLKVLHTLLTESSVSRTATLLGQSQPTVSVALRKLRDMTGDPLLVRSGSRMVLTAHALTLIEPTAQALNNIAAILHPTTSFDPATTNQTFRIGSPDYLDAFFVPAVVDAFHREAPGAKLEFRHLMMVDGGYEHGLEGGFLDLVIGNWRTPPEHLHLQPLCKDELVCLMRNGHPIKPGRLSKPVYEEAEHLAVMTYNTTSWGTVDIELARNGLSRTVTTTLPYFGMAPYVLARSNLLFTTTRALATHYTKLLPLRIEPIPGEPQALTYYQLWHDRTHRSVAAIWLRRLIANVAKDLAS; from the coding sequence ATGTCCAAGGAAATCATCGATTCGCACCTTCTCAAGGTGCTGCACACGCTGCTCACCGAATCGAGCGTGTCGCGCACGGCAACGTTGCTCGGACAATCGCAGCCGACCGTCAGCGTGGCGCTGCGCAAACTGCGCGACATGACCGGCGATCCGCTGCTGGTACGCAGCGGCAGCCGGATGGTCCTCACCGCGCACGCACTCACGCTGATCGAACCCACGGCGCAGGCGCTGAACAATATCGCGGCCATTCTGCATCCCACCACGTCGTTCGATCCGGCCACCACGAACCAGACCTTCCGGATCGGCTCGCCGGATTATCTCGATGCGTTCTTCGTCCCGGCCGTGGTCGACGCGTTTCATCGCGAAGCACCCGGTGCGAAGCTCGAGTTCAGGCATCTGATGATGGTGGACGGCGGCTACGAACACGGCCTGGAAGGCGGCTTTCTCGATCTGGTGATCGGCAACTGGCGCACGCCACCGGAGCATCTGCATCTGCAGCCGCTGTGCAAGGACGAACTGGTGTGCCTGATGCGCAACGGCCATCCCATCAAGCCGGGGCGGCTTAGCAAGCCCGTCTACGAAGAAGCGGAACACCTGGCGGTGATGACCTACAACACGACGTCGTGGGGCACGGTCGATATCGAACTCGCCCGCAACGGCCTGTCGCGCACCGTCACCACGACGCTGCCGTATTTCGGCATGGCGCCCTACGTGCTGGCGCGCTCCAATCTGCTGTTCACCACCACCCGCGCGCTCGCGACGCACTACACCAAACTGCTGCCGCTACGTATCGAGCCGATTCCCGGCGAGCCGCAGGCCCTCACCTACTATCAACTCTGGCACGACCGCACGCATCGCAGTGTTGCCGCGATCTGGCTGCGCAGGCTGATCGCCAACGTCGCCAAAGATCTGGCTTCCTAA
- a CDS encoding TOBE domain-containing protein, whose protein sequence is MQTSARNQFAGEVAEVKHGAVNDEVTLRTQDGLEIVAIITHGSATSLGLAAGKKAFALVKASSVIVMVDVAENQVSARNCIAGTVSAVTRGAVNSEVTISAGGARIAAIITNDSVDRLALASGKAATAIFKASSVIIGVE, encoded by the coding sequence ATGCAAACCAGCGCACGCAATCAATTCGCCGGCGAAGTCGCCGAAGTCAAACATGGCGCCGTGAACGACGAAGTCACGTTGCGCACCCAGGACGGGCTCGAGATCGTCGCGATCATCACGCACGGCAGCGCGACGTCGCTCGGCCTCGCTGCCGGCAAGAAGGCTTTCGCGCTGGTCAAGGCGTCGTCGGTGATCGTGATGGTCGACGTGGCGGAGAACCAGGTGTCGGCACGCAATTGCATCGCCGGTACGGTCTCGGCGGTCACCCGGGGCGCGGTGAATTCGGAAGTGACCATCAGCGCGGGCGGCGCGCGGATCGCCGCGATCATCACCAACGATAGCGTCGACCGCCTCGCCCTCGCGAGCGGTAAGGCTGCGACGGCGATCTTCAAGGCATCGAGCGTGATCATCGGCGTCGAATGA
- a CDS encoding transglutaminase N-terminal domain-containing protein, whose product MTEPQRFTVRHVSVYRYSEPVRFGEHRMMFRPRASHDLRLVTSRLVITPTPSRLHWLHDVFDNSVAVASFVGKASELRFDSEATLEHFETPLPDYVFEPYAASVTEGK is encoded by the coding sequence ATGACCGAGCCACAGCGTTTCACAGTGCGTCACGTCAGCGTCTATCGTTACTCGGAACCCGTGCGGTTCGGCGAACACCGGATGATGTTCCGCCCGCGCGCCAGCCACGACTTGCGCCTCGTCACGAGCCGGTTGGTGATTACGCCGACGCCGTCGCGGCTGCACTGGCTGCACGACGTGTTCGACAATTCCGTGGCGGTCGCGAGTTTCGTGGGCAAGGCGAGCGAATTGCGCTTCGACAGCGAAGCGACGCTCGAACACTTCGAGACGCCGCTGCCCGACTATGTGTTCGAGCCATACGCTGCGAGCGTGACCGAAGGTAAGTGA
- a CDS encoding GAF domain-containing protein yields MFEVSSASHLPKAAHYEELVAQARALLADETDWVANAANFSAFVFHSLSDLNWAGFYFHDGRELVVGPFQGKPACVRIALGKGVCGTAAQTRQTQVVRDVHEFPGHIACDSASQSEIVVPLVAPDGTLIGVWDVDSPVVARFDAEDAKGMEALCAVFIEAALPRVS; encoded by the coding sequence ATGTTCGAAGTCTCCTCCGCCTCGCATCTCCCCAAAGCCGCGCACTACGAAGAACTGGTCGCCCAGGCGCGCGCGCTGCTCGCCGACGAAACCGACTGGGTCGCCAACGCCGCGAATTTCTCGGCGTTCGTATTTCATTCGCTGAGCGATCTGAATTGGGCCGGTTTCTACTTCCACGACGGCCGCGAACTGGTGGTTGGGCCCTTTCAGGGCAAGCCTGCCTGCGTCCGCATCGCGCTCGGCAAGGGTGTGTGCGGCACGGCTGCGCAAACCCGTCAGACGCAAGTGGTGCGTGACGTGCATGAATTTCCCGGCCATATCGCCTGCGATTCGGCATCGCAATCGGAAATCGTCGTGCCGCTCGTCGCGCCGGACGGCACGCTGATCGGCGTGTGGGATGTCGACAGCCCGGTCGTCGCACGTTTCGACGCGGAAGACGCGAAGGGGATGGAAGCGCTGTGCGCGGTGTTTATCGAAGCCGCGCTGCCGCGCGTATCGTAG
- a CDS encoding MFS transporter: MRVNHQAFFCSLFVARLADQVLLFLVPLVVFQTTRQVSWSGLAFFVETLPRYLVFPFFGALCDRISPLKLMRVSQTVRALVCFGGVLAYALVGGIGWLIALSALCGVLTSQGLVAREVMLPQIFSTQQFQRVLAYSQLADQLGFVLGPMLAALLLGVWRWEWVVGATGMLFLLADAALLLWQRTSGFRAGDPPPAASSHWTMPLRIALRHVLVLPGLKKIVLLAAAENLVIGVTLATSAAMVTGFHAQSNRYYAGLQTAGAVATVLILLTIARNAWPAPTLGRAAFISICAGGVIAGASAAPWGYAFGFLLIVGFDKMFNVYIRSARQKIIPPEDYGKTTGVVILLNNMTQPLAGLLVGVFSARAQTGLLIVVLSAAMGCVGVAVSIGSALLRRKRALVLGE; encoded by the coding sequence GTGCGCGTCAACCATCAGGCTTTCTTCTGCTCGCTGTTTGTCGCGCGTCTCGCCGACCAGGTCCTGCTGTTCCTCGTTCCGCTCGTCGTGTTTCAGACGACGCGCCAGGTCTCGTGGTCAGGTCTTGCGTTCTTTGTCGAAACCCTGCCGCGTTACCTGGTATTCCCCTTCTTCGGCGCCTTGTGCGACCGCATCTCGCCGCTCAAGCTGATGCGGGTGAGCCAGACCGTGCGGGCGCTGGTGTGTTTTGGCGGCGTGCTGGCGTATGCGCTGGTTGGCGGCATCGGCTGGCTGATTGCACTGTCGGCATTGTGCGGCGTGCTCACGAGCCAGGGGCTGGTCGCACGCGAAGTCATGCTGCCGCAGATCTTCAGCACGCAGCAGTTCCAGCGTGTGCTCGCCTACTCGCAGTTGGCCGACCAGCTGGGTTTCGTACTCGGCCCGATGCTGGCCGCACTACTGCTCGGCGTGTGGCGTTGGGAGTGGGTGGTCGGCGCAACCGGCATGCTGTTTCTGCTTGCCGATGCGGCGCTGCTGCTGTGGCAACGCACCAGCGGTTTCCGCGCCGGCGATCCACCGCCCGCTGCCTCGAGTCACTGGACGATGCCCCTGCGCATCGCGCTGCGCCATGTGCTGGTGCTACCCGGTCTGAAGAAAATCGTCCTGCTCGCCGCCGCCGAAAATCTGGTGATCGGTGTGACGCTCGCGACATCCGCTGCGATGGTGACCGGTTTTCACGCGCAATCGAACCGCTACTATGCCGGCCTGCAAACCGCCGGCGCCGTGGCCACGGTACTGATTCTTTTGACGATCGCACGTAACGCCTGGCCTGCACCGACGCTCGGCCGGGCCGCGTTCATTTCAATCTGTGCCGGCGGCGTGATCGCCGGCGCGAGTGCGGCGCCCTGGGGCTATGCATTCGGCTTCCTGCTGATTGTCGGCTTCGACAAGATGTTCAATGTCTATATCCGCAGCGCACGGCAGAAAATCATCCCGCCCGAGGACTACGGCAAGACAACCGGCGTGGTGATCCTGTTGAACAACATGACGCAACCGCTCGCCGGTTTGCTGGTCGGCGTGTTTTCGGCCCGGGCGCAAACCGGCTTGCTGATCGTGGTTCTCTCGGCGGCGATGGGTTGCGTCGGCGTGGCGGTGTCGATCGGCTCGGCGCTGTTGCGGCGCAAGCGCGCGCTCGTGCTCGGAGAATGA
- a CDS encoding glycosyltransferase family A protein has translation MRVAVISAYYKEPRHVLRKCHESTLAQAASVTHFMVADGFPDSDVDSWPGVVHIKIPNHADYGDTPRGVGAACAAANGFDAICFLDADNWYEPNHVETMRMIVEETGAQVVTAARNIFTTDGRMLGICKESNGLDFNDTNCYFLTRSAFPACAAWLFKDPRESISGDRVFWNAVQTGGYLHFHSTAPTVNYVSTLAFHYEMFGEIPPDDSKIIAKLPGREHFQMVSYAQFKAMGGASGR, from the coding sequence ATGCGAGTCGCCGTCATTAGCGCCTACTATAAAGAGCCGCGTCACGTCCTACGAAAATGTCATGAAAGCACCCTTGCGCAAGCAGCTAGCGTGACCCACTTTATGGTCGCCGATGGATTCCCTGACTCCGACGTTGATAGCTGGCCAGGTGTCGTGCACATCAAGATTCCCAATCACGCCGACTACGGGGATACCCCTCGCGGTGTAGGTGCCGCCTGCGCGGCCGCGAATGGATTTGATGCGATCTGTTTTCTCGACGCCGACAACTGGTATGAGCCAAACCATGTCGAAACGATGCGCATGATCGTCGAGGAAACGGGTGCGCAGGTAGTCACGGCAGCTCGGAATATTTTCACCACCGACGGCCGTATGCTTGGCATCTGCAAGGAATCCAACGGCCTCGATTTCAACGACACCAACTGTTATTTCCTTACGCGCTCCGCCTTTCCCGCATGCGCGGCGTGGCTATTCAAGGACCCGCGCGAAAGTATCAGCGGCGACAGGGTATTCTGGAACGCCGTGCAAACCGGTGGTTACCTTCATTTCCATTCCACCGCGCCAACCGTCAACTACGTGAGCACGCTCGCATTTCACTACGAGATGTTCGGAGAGATTCCGCCCGACGACTCAAAGATCATTGCAAAACTGCCAGGCCGTGAGCATTTTCAGATGGTTAGTTACGCGCAATTTAAGGCGATGGGAGGAGCATCCGGCCGGTGA
- a CDS encoding NAD(P)/FAD-dependent oxidoreductase codes for MTDAQHQDNGQPVVIVGTGMAGYTVARELRKLDSTVPIVLISRDDGSFYSKPMLSNALAMKKEPQTLASFDAMAMAAQLGAWIRVNQRVERIVPAERTLLVDNALLGYGKLVLATGADPRRLKVAGDGAADVMSINDLGDYARFRLALTRCRSVAILGAGLIGCEFANDLAAAGYTVSLIDPASTPLARLLPQDVGEIFARALDEGGIRFHPGRSVDRIDRLSDGYRLTFAEGEPIVADLVVSAVGLVPRTALAAAAGLEIDQGIRTDAWCRTSAPDIYALGDCAAIDGKVQPYVLPIMHAARALARTLAGQPTRVAFPVMPITVKTPASPAVVVTPEGEGAWSIETAGDAAKHAARAVCRHAGSERPLGFALLGAAIDGKAALLKAMAEGAAS; via the coding sequence ATGACGGACGCTCAGCATCAGGACAACGGGCAGCCGGTCGTGATCGTCGGCACCGGCATGGCGGGCTACACGGTCGCGCGCGAATTGCGCAAGCTCGACAGCACGGTGCCGATCGTGTTGATCAGCCGCGACGACGGCAGCTTCTATTCGAAGCCGATGTTGTCGAATGCGCTGGCGATGAAGAAAGAGCCGCAGACGTTGGCGAGTTTCGACGCCATGGCGATGGCCGCGCAGCTGGGCGCATGGATTCGTGTCAATCAGCGAGTGGAGCGCATTGTGCCGGCCGAGCGCACGCTGCTTGTCGACAATGCGTTGCTCGGCTACGGCAAGCTGGTGCTGGCCACGGGCGCGGACCCGCGACGCCTGAAGGTGGCGGGCGATGGCGCGGCCGACGTGATGTCGATCAACGACCTCGGCGATTACGCGCGTTTCAGGTTGGCGCTCACGCGCTGCCGCTCGGTGGCGATTCTGGGCGCGGGTCTGATCGGCTGCGAGTTCGCCAACGATCTGGCGGCCGCCGGTTATACGGTCAGTCTGATCGATCCTGCTTCGACGCCGCTGGCGCGCTTGCTCCCGCAAGACGTGGGCGAGATTTTCGCCCGCGCGTTGGATGAGGGCGGCATCCGTTTTCATCCTGGCCGCAGTGTGGATCGTATCGATCGTTTATCGGACGGTTATCGGCTGACGTTCGCCGAAGGCGAGCCGATCGTCGCGGATCTGGTCGTGTCGGCGGTTGGTCTCGTGCCGCGCACGGCGCTTGCGGCCGCCGCGGGTCTTGAGATCGATCAGGGCATCCGCACCGATGCATGGTGCCGCACCAGTGCGCCGGATATCTATGCACTCGGCGATTGCGCCGCGATCGACGGCAAAGTGCAGCCGTACGTCCTGCCGATCATGCACGCCGCGCGGGCGCTCGCGCGCACCCTCGCCGGGCAGCCGACGCGCGTCGCCTTTCCGGTGATGCCGATTACCGTGAAGACGCCTGCGAGTCCCGCCGTCGTCGTGACGCCCGAAGGCGAAGGCGCATGGTCGATCGAAACCGCCGGCGACGCGGCGAAACACGCGGCGCGCGCCGTGTGCCGGCATGCCGGCAGCGAGCGTCCGTTGGGCTTCGCCTTGCTCGGTGCGGCGATCGATGGCAAGGCCGCGCTGCTCAAGGCCATGGCAGAAGGGGCCGCCAGCTAA